Proteins encoded by one window of Armatimonadota bacterium:
- a CDS encoding cation diffusion facilitator family transporter, with protein sequence MTSEQQAARVTVRAAMVSVVTGVGLLGLKGIAYAVTGSAAILSDAAESVVNVVAANVALVGLAVAARPPDDLHQYGHGKAEHLSGATEGAMIMVAGALVTVYAARRLLRPTPLDHVPLGLLLVAVAAAANLLAARFLQHVAREHRSPALAADAQHLYADVATSVAVLAGVGLQHATGQLWLDPLIGGLLGLYIVAMGWRVYRDALQGLMDIRLPETEERTIRAVFDAHRDSFVDYHALRTRRAGRDRFVDVHLVVHRTVSVGTAHDLADRLESHIRETLPGSDVTIHVEPCEPDCARCNGQTARRP encoded by the coding sequence ATGACGAGTGAGCAACAGGCCGCCCGCGTCACGGTGCGCGCCGCCATGGTTTCGGTGGTCACCGGTGTGGGGCTGCTCGGGCTCAAGGGGATAGCCTACGCCGTCACGGGATCGGCGGCGATCCTGTCGGATGCGGCGGAGTCGGTGGTGAACGTCGTCGCCGCCAACGTCGCCCTCGTCGGCCTAGCCGTGGCCGCTCGGCCGCCGGACGACCTCCACCAGTACGGTCACGGCAAGGCAGAGCACCTCAGCGGTGCGACCGAGGGCGCCATGATCATGGTCGCCGGAGCCCTGGTGACCGTGTACGCGGCACGCCGGCTCCTTCGGCCCACACCCCTGGACCATGTGCCGCTCGGCCTCCTGCTCGTGGCCGTCGCAGCGGCCGCCAACCTGCTCGCGGCTCGCTTCCTGCAGCACGTGGCCCGCGAACATCGATCGCCCGCACTGGCGGCCGACGCGCAACACCTCTACGCGGACGTGGCAACCTCTGTGGCCGTGCTCGCCGGCGTGGGGCTGCAGCATGCGACGGGACAGCTGTGGCTCGATCCCCTGATCGGCGGCTTGCTGGGTCTGTACATCGTCGCGATGGGATGGCGCGTATACCGAGACGCACTCCAGGGGCTGATGGACATCCGCCTCCCTGAGACGGAGGAGCGCACGATCCGAGCGGTCTTCGACGCACACCGCGATTCGTTCGTAGACTACCATGCGTTGAGGACGCGGCGAGCCGGTCGCGATCGGTTCGTGGACGTCCACCTGGTGGTGCACCGGACGGTGTCCGTCGGCACAGCACACGACTTGGCGGACCGCCTGGAATCGCACATCCGGGAGACCCTACCCGGCAGCGACGTCACCATCCACGTCGAGCCCTGCGAACCCGACTGCGCCCGATGCAACGGGCAGACCGCGCGCCGCCCCTGA
- a CDS encoding PspC domain-containing protein, which translates to MARRLRKSGTNRLLLGVAGGLGEYFNVDPLVFRVVFILLAFGSGAGILLYLLLAALMPRAESVASASLEALKDNIATAPRELTDAGRRVIRLLRGIQTSSDRDGSASEHERARDDESTPTGGGT; encoded by the coding sequence GTGGCACGGCGACTCCGAAAGAGCGGGACCAACCGGTTGCTGTTGGGCGTGGCCGGCGGTTTGGGGGAGTACTTCAACGTCGACCCGCTGGTGTTCCGCGTCGTGTTCATCCTGCTCGCCTTCGGCAGCGGCGCGGGGATTCTGCTCTATCTGCTGCTGGCGGCCCTCATGCCCAGGGCGGAGTCTGTCGCCTCAGCTTCGCTGGAGGCGCTGAAGGACAACATCGCCACGGCGCCGCGGGAACTGACCGATGCAGGACGGCGCGTGATCCGTCTGTTGCGCGGCATCCAGACGTCCTCGGACCGTGACGGGTCCGCGTCGGAACACGAGCGCGCTCGTGACGACGAGAGCACCCCCACGGGCGGCGGGACGTAG
- a CDS encoding CapA family protein yields MGIGMVTLAFVGDVMLGRGVNEQIGRHPPEWFWGDVLPVLRSAGAVFANLECAITRHRRPWTRTPKVFHFRANPQAVDVLRAANVRFVSLANNHVLDFEEEGLLDTLRHLDEAGIAHAGAGRDEEEAAAAAFVEVAGLRCAVLAATDNEPPFAAGPCRPGTHYLDIERDPQAAGRIGYRVRALREAGAFPIVLSLHWGPNMTTAPPRAFRRFARAAVDGGVEMIYGHSAHVFHGVEVYGGGLILYDTGDFLDDYAVDPHLRNDWSFVFLVDVHPLQGLQRMRMVPVQLEFARVALARGPTFEAICARMAARCAALGTQVRRVAEGLEVYIEGAVAV; encoded by the coding sequence ATGGGAATCGGGATGGTCACGCTGGCGTTCGTCGGCGATGTGATGCTGGGCCGGGGGGTGAACGAGCAGATCGGACGGCACCCCCCCGAATGGTTTTGGGGAGACGTCCTACCGGTACTTCGGTCGGCGGGCGCGGTGTTCGCCAACCTCGAGTGCGCGATCACCCGCCACCGCCGACCCTGGACGCGGACGCCTAAGGTCTTCCACTTCCGGGCCAACCCACAAGCCGTGGACGTCCTCCGCGCGGCGAACGTCCGATTCGTGAGCCTGGCCAACAACCACGTCTTGGACTTCGAAGAGGAAGGGCTGCTGGATACGCTGCGCCATCTCGATGAGGCGGGCATCGCGCATGCCGGTGCCGGCCGGGACGAAGAGGAAGCCGCCGCTGCCGCTTTCGTGGAGGTGGCGGGGCTGCGATGTGCGGTGCTCGCAGCCACGGACAACGAGCCGCCCTTCGCGGCCGGGCCGTGCCGCCCCGGCACGCACTATCTCGACATCGAGCGGGACCCTCAGGCCGCAGGGCGCATCGGGTACCGGGTGAGGGCGCTGCGGGAGGCGGGGGCGTTCCCGATCGTCCTGTCTCTGCACTGGGGCCCGAACATGACCACCGCCCCGCCGCGGGCGTTCCGGAGGTTCGCGCGCGCGGCCGTGGACGGGGGCGTCGAGATGATCTATGGCCACTCCGCGCACGTGTTTCACGGAGTGGAGGTGTATGGCGGCGGCCTGATCCTCTACGACACTGGTGACTTCCTGGACGACTACGCGGTGGATCCACACCTGCGGAATGACTGGTCGTTCGTGTTCCTCGTGGACGTCCATCCCCTGCAGGGATTGCAGCGCATGCGGATGGTGCCCGTCCAGCTCGAGTTCGCACGTGTCGCCCTGGCCCGCGGACCGACCTTCGAGGCGATCTGCGCACGCATGGCAGCCCGGTGCGCGGCCCTCGGCACGCAGGTCCGCCGTGTGGCCGAAGGGCTGGAGGTCTATATTGAAGGGGCGGTCGCGGTGTGA
- a CDS encoding DUF1646 family protein, whose translation MNSKGFVDATIELVAAATILLLVLVLPLLSHRIEYNLEIFLFVMGVLAAAASGVLRQPLLREALTHPVPITLAVLVAGLLFKSFRDRIDDAVVRLRLLLPMKAVIAILIVVLGLLSSVITAIIASLVLVEVISAMSFRRQDETRIVVIACMAIGLGAALTPIGEPLATIATGKLRADFWFLGRLLGPWLVPAILALGVWGAVQPLRYEGETLAGPTQLETYRGVAERAARVYVFVAGLTLLGAGFEPVVNRFVVPLDPRLLYWVNTVSAVLDNATLTAAEVSPRMNADQLRSVLIALLISGGALVPGNIPNIIASGRLRIGSREWARTGVPLALVMLAVYFVLLFGW comes from the coding sequence ATGAACTCTAAAGGTTTTGTGGACGCAACCATCGAACTCGTCGCTGCGGCAACCATCCTGCTCCTGGTCCTGGTCCTCCCTCTTCTGTCGCACCGCATCGAGTACAACCTGGAGATCTTCCTGTTCGTCATGGGGGTTCTGGCGGCGGCGGCATCCGGCGTCTTGCGGCAGCCGCTGCTGCGCGAGGCCCTCACGCACCCCGTGCCCATCACCCTGGCGGTGCTGGTGGCGGGGTTGCTCTTCAAGTCCTTCCGTGACCGGATCGACGACGCGGTCGTACGGCTGCGCCTGCTGCTGCCGATGAAGGCGGTCATCGCTATCCTGATCGTCGTCCTGGGGCTGCTCAGCAGCGTCATCACCGCGATCATCGCCTCGCTCGTGCTCGTCGAGGTCATCAGCGCGATGAGCTTTCGCCGGCAGGACGAGACACGGATCGTCGTGATCGCGTGCATGGCGATCGGCTTGGGGGCGGCCCTGACCCCCATCGGAGAGCCGCTGGCCACGATCGCCACGGGTAAGCTGCGGGCCGACTTCTGGTTCCTGGGGCGCCTGCTGGGGCCGTGGCTGGTCCCGGCGATCCTGGCGCTGGGCGTGTGGGGAGCCGTCCAACCCCTGCGCTACGAGGGCGAGACGCTGGCCGGCCCGACGCAGCTGGAGACGTACCGCGGCGTGGCCGAGCGGGCCGCCCGGGTCTACGTCTTCGTGGCCGGCCTCACCCTGCTGGGCGCCGGATTCGAACCGGTCGTCAACCGGTTCGTCGTTCCGCTCGACCCCAGGCTGTTGTACTGGGTGAACACGGTGTCGGCCGTCCTCGACAACGCTACGCTCACGGCTGCCGAGGTCAGCCCTCGGATGAACGCCGATCAGCTCCGCAGCGTCCTGATCGCGCTGCTGATCAGCGGGGGGGCGCTGGTGCCCGGCAACATCCCCAACATCATCGCCTCAGGGCGCCTGCGAATCGGCAGCCGCGAGTGGGCACGCACCGGGGTGCCTCTCGCGCTGGTGATGCTGGCGGTGTACTTCGTGCTGCTGTTCGGGTGGTAG
- a CDS encoding CHRD domain-containing protein, with product MRRSWIVLTLVALLAILAAAGAQVGAQQEVTFVAHLWGREVVPTNPTRATGVATFVVSADGNSIRYELTVNNLNNVQMGHIHLAAPGANGPIVVWLYPPAPPPVLRPGVFSGQLAGGTITAANLMGPLQGQPLSALITQMRNMNTYVNLHTTAFPAGEIRGQILLR from the coding sequence ATGCGAAGGAGCTGGATCGTGCTCACGCTGGTCGCGCTGCTGGCGATCCTGGCGGCGGCCGGAGCGCAGGTCGGTGCGCAGCAGGAGGTCACGTTCGTGGCGCACCTGTGGGGACGCGAGGTCGTGCCGACGAACCCCACACGGGCAACGGGCGTCGCGACGTTCGTGGTCAGCGCCGACGGTAACAGCATCCGCTACGAGCTGACCGTTAACAACCTCAACAACGTGCAGATGGGCCACATCCACCTGGCGGCACCCGGGGCGAACGGGCCCATCGTGGTCTGGCTGTACCCGCCGGCCCCGCCCCCGGTGCTGAGGCCGGGCGTCTTTAGCGGTCAGCTCGCCGGTGGCACGATCACGGCCGCCAACCTGATGGGGCCGTTGCAGGGGCAACCGCTGAGCGCCCTCATCACGCAGATGCGCAACATGAACACCTACGTGAACCTGCACACGACCGCGTTCCCGGCGGGGGAGATCCGAGGCCAGATCCTGCTCCGTTAG